In Nothobranchius furzeri strain GRZ-AD chromosome 19, NfurGRZ-RIMD1, whole genome shotgun sequence, the following are encoded in one genomic region:
- the si:rp71-45k5.2 gene encoding forkhead box protein H1, translating to MPPDSSATPLRMQEQPEPKPPLVSKASRSHGEAFRGAHTWLAKIAIVLQQAPGRMLTFAQLIKKLAPTASQRKSAESGIRECLSSQRCFTKIPMVQNSPISKKNLWKLDCSQITAKMVRRHFKELLQLFPELASKVETQTSKNAPEEQRDLPPPGAAACTDIRRQTFSSPFSIESLLRRDTSPQPSHTQSFSCFSREPDLHPSAGSFPVCPAGGSTHHEQPSFLCTGDAPYFTRGYIIYSVQMLTLGNHYC from the exons ATGCCTCCGGATTCCAGCGCTACACCCTTGAGGATGCAGGAACAACCTGAACCTAAGCCGCCTCTTGTTAGCAAAGCCAGTAGAAGTCATGGTGAGGCCTTCAGAGGAGCCCACACCTGGCTAGCAAAGATAGCTATTGTGCTCCAGCAAGCTCCAGGCAGGATGCTCACTTTCGCTCAG TTGATAAAGAAGTTGGCCCCCACAGCATCTCAGCGAAAATCTGCAGAGTCGGGCATTAGAGAGTGTTTATCAAGCCAAAGATGTTTCACCAAG atcccaatggTCCAGAATTCACCCATCAGCAAGAAGAACCTCTGGAAACTGGACTGCAGTCAGATCACAGCCAAGATGGTTcgtcgtcactttaaagaactcctGCAGCTCTTCCCTGAACTGGCTTCTAAAGTGGAAACCCAGACCTCAAAGAACGCACCTGAAGAGCAGCGGGATCTCCCTCCTCCTGGAGCCGCCGCCTGCACCGACATCAGACGCCAGACGTTCAGCAGCCCCTTCTCCATCGAGTCCCTTCTGAGGAGAGACACGAGTCCCCAGCcatcacacacacaaagcttCAGCTGCTTCTCCAGGGAACCTGATCTCCATCCTTCAGCTGGATCCTTCCCTGTCTGCCCAGCAGGGGGCAGCACACATCATGAACAGCCTTCATTCCTCTGCACAGGAGATGCTCCTTACTTCACTAGAGGTTACATCATTTACTCTGTGCAGATGCTAACTCTGGGTAACCACTATTGTTG